The genomic interval TGTAAGTTTTGAGAGGAACTGAGTTATATGATATATCAGTGACAGTTTTGTAAGTGTACATATTGCCATGTTTAGCATATACTCAATGGTTGGTGTAAGCATGGTGGGATGCTGGGACATTTTAGCTGGAGAGGTCTTAGTCTTGTTTGAAATCTGTTGAAACAAGGTCAGGATAACTAGGTTACTTATAACTTCTTATTTAAGCTGTATAAGCTTTGTTTTAACAAGAAGTGTACCTTGACTTGAGTAACATGCAAGAACACTGTTTACTTAGTTCCTAGCttataaaatattgttgttCATTAGAGTCAAGTGTGGAAGATTCCCAGACAGCTGATGACTCAAGTGATGCCACAACATCCACTTCATCTTTCAATTCAAAGCAAAGGCAAAGAAAACACTCAATAGACAACAAAAAGGGATCATCTAATGTTCATGATACAAATTTAGGTGACATTTGTGACAATGAAATACTTGATAACACCAATGATTTGTCTGGAGAACAATacaaagaacaaagagaagCAAATGAATACGGAAAAGAAGCAATGGACAAGGAAAATATAGATCAAAGGAATACTGTTTCAAATGGAAAAAGTTCTCAAAAGCTAAATGGAAAGTCTACATTGATTTTGATAAAAAGTAAGGACAAGGAGCAAATCAAGAGGTCTCCatttaagaagagaaaaatatccCAGGACATTGATGATGATCCAGAAATTGACGAGGaaagaacagaagaaaagagTATACCTAAAAAGGTGTTAGTGGAAAGTGTTGAGGATGCAGAGGTATCCAATGATGACAGTGAGGTAGTAAGGAACAACAATAtatccaaaaagaaaaagacattggagagagatgaagatgaagaaccTATGGAATCTAACCATGACATTGATGATGAAATACATAAACAAACACAAGGAGGTGGAAGGAAAAATGGTCATGAAGCAGACCAAAGTGATGTGAGGGtgaatgatgatgataattcaTGGAAGGGAAAACAGAAAGGGAAGTCAGAGGTAGCTGAAACATTATTATCACCAGacagaaagggaagaaaaatgcTTGCATTAAATTTTGGGGCACTTTTACAATGAACCACTTTCATATTGCTTTGCAGACTACTTAACCAAGTTCACTTAATGAGCAAGTGTTCACTTGTTCTAAATATTTACTGAATAACTTAATATAAAAAGTTTTAGCTCAAGAAGCTTGAGTTGTttgtgctcttcaaacttttaTGGGGGCTTCCACATCTTAGCACAAACCATGTTAAACATCCATCAAgagtatttttgctttaagggaatatttttgaaagatttttggCAGTGGTATGAATATGCCAAGACTTGATAGACTGCAAGGCAAATCAACTTCTATTTTGGGCAAAACACCCATTTGGTGAATGACTTCAAACACTTTAAAGAAAACCAGGTTCTTACTACGATGAACAAACCAACTTATGGCTTTTTTTGTCTAATTGAGCACATGAAATTACCGGTACTTTGTCTACTTGGGTAGCCTCAAGATGACAAAAGTTTTGCCGTTTTAAGGGCCACGTTGATTTTTGGCCAACAACATGGGGTTACACTGAATTGGCCAGCAAGACAAGTTGGTAAGTTCTTGCTCTTTTTCATTGCTCCTCTCAGGATTTGAATGAgtaaatttcattgttttgcagGAGATAGGCTCCtctagaagaaagaaaaagtcatCACCACCTTCTGCAGACAGTGTTAGACTAAAAAACTTAAAACGTTTTGTTCGAACCTGTGGACTGCGTAAAAACTATGTTAAACTGTTTGCTGCATGTAATTCCATGTCTCAGAAAGAGACAGTTTTAGAAACAGTGCTGCGAAAGGATACTGGGTTTGAAGGTAAAATTTCATTAATAATACTTAATTTGGTCACATAATTAGTTTTTCTAATTATCAGACTGCAAAATGCATAGTTTTCACTGCTTCGTCCTCTGGAAAATACAGGTTGGTTTATTAATTGTCCTTGTCTTTATTTAGTAAATGTTTAAGTGATAGTAGGAAGTACTTTGGATGGTGTAGGTTTGTTAGTGTATATGTAACCATTTCTCTGTTATTCAGGAAGAATATCGCTTGGTATGTGTAAGGAGTTCAAGCAGGCCAGGGAGGAAGCAGATGAAGTAGCTGAGCTTGATTGTGGCAATATCATCTCCACAGGTTAGAAAGCAGTGACCTTAAACGGAAAAATTGAGTAGCGAGTTCTCTTTGTTCAGGTGCAGGTGTCATGGCAGATTGAACGCAAAATTGTAGGCCATGAAATTTCTTTCCTTACATATTTAAAAAGAACCATTTAcctttctcaaattttattcAGAAGGAAGTTATTTCAACCCTTGACGATGTTCCCTAATATAAAATGATATTCCTTTCAGCAGAGAATGTCAGACTTTTCACGAAACATATACTTACTTGCCATATTAttcattttatctttcattCTGAATGCAGTTGCGTTGGGACCGAAGACCTTTTGCCGATTAAAAGCTACTAATTTGTTGAGAAGTATTGAAATTACTTGAGGTGCGCTCTAGAAAGATGGAGAAGGCGCTGAcaccttaaaaaatttgttttgagacGTTTTGAGTTAGTTGCAGCCAGAGTTAGGGTGTGACATTTAAACAAGATAATTCATATCTTCCAAAGATCAGTTTAGTTGGTAAAttagtttattatttattactttaGATGGTGGAGGGCGGCCAACTAGAAGCAGCCGTATAATATCAGATCGCAAGCCAACACCCAGTACCGTCCTAAACTCAAACCCTAAACTGTTCAGCCGACTTCAGGGAGTGGTTGATAGTGATTCCAGTAATTCGGAGGACGAATATAATGGAGGAAAGAACGAGCGGAGCACTTCTCCTTACAAGAACAGTAGTCAAGGAAACTCCAAAAAGAGACGAAGAGTTGACAGTAGCTCAGATGACGACGAGGAATAAGCCATCCAAGATGTTTGTAACCATTATTTTACACAATTTTATATACCATTGTTTTATCagtaacataaaaaataaatcaattataaCGAGGATGGCAAAGGGTTGATATGTGACGCGTGATTAGGGCCAAATTTAATGTGTGACGCGTGAATTTACAGAAAGGCAAGCGTGATTTGTAAATTTATGAAGGCGTAATTCGCCTCTTGAAATATACGTGACCCGTGAATTGTTTCTTTCATGCGATAAAACCCtaagatttccctgaaacctTGTAGAAAAGAAGAGGGATTTGAAGTTTCCCCTTTGATATACGTCCCGCGTGAATTTCTCTAAAATTCGTGCGTGAAACGGGATCAAGATCCCCTCTGCCACCCCCTGTAATGAATACCATCTTAGTGCGCTTGACCTTAAAGCTCGCGTAGTTCGAATCAGTAAGTCTCATAGTAAAACTTATTAATTCGTAGATTTCTAAATTGGTATTTTTGTTAAGCTCATTGAATTTTTGGCATTCATGTCCATTAACACCCTATGGATTCAAGGATTTTTATCTCTATTGAAGAAATCTGTGTTAATCGCGGTCATTTTCTCTTCAAAGTACTTTCTTGTTCAGGAGGGAAAATTACAGGCCTTTGAATTGTACTGTcgagtttttgttttgttttgtttttttcagttgtattCCACTGCGCTTTTTAGTTTTGAACCATGTTAGACTTATGCACCATTCACATCAGCGAAACATGTGTAGTTTATCAatgtttaactgaatgaaaacagaaacgAGAATTAGAAAACTGAATTTCCCTTATGCTTGAAGTAGtcatttgtattttcaatgtgcCAACTTGAAAATCGACAAAAATTGGTCTAAGCAGCTTCGACgaagaagacaattttaaacTGTCTGacaaaaaacagctttaaaatgtGTAAGCTTTGGCATGGTGGGAATAAGACGAATTCGCCTGTGGCTATTTGATGAGCCGAATATACTTCTCTCTGTCTTTTCAGAGCAACCTTGCTCCGTTAGCATCGGGTCTGTATCGATTAACAAATGAAGGAAAGAGGTGTTTGACCCTCATGTAGTCAGAGGTCACTATCTTGGGTTTTCTAGCAAGCGTCCGAAATCGGACTTAACTAACCAAAAGTTAACGGATATTTGTTAACTCCTAGCGATAGGCTATCTGTCACTTTAATTATTCACTTATCGTTTTGGGTATAAACTGGAGTCGTTTTGTTGGGCGTtgcattttcaaacttttttaactATGTTGTTACTTTCATCATTTTTAGAAGTTTTGACGTGTGTTTAATGTTATTAAAGTTGTCTCCTTTGTCATTGATTGGACTGGTTGTTTATGTA from Pocillopora verrucosa isolate sample1 chromosome 14, ASM3666991v2, whole genome shotgun sequence carries:
- the LOC131793365 gene encoding HIRA-interacting protein 3 isoform X1 → MNEDIDEAMMKTFVHRVFRKSDNIGRLTVKSLRHQFLEHLGLEKLEAYQREVFKKTVHNVYAFYTNKNQGQSEGDQESSVEDSQTADDSSDATTSTSSFNSKQRQRKHSIDNKKGSSNVHDTNLGDICDNEILDNTNDLSGEQYKEQREANEYGKEAMDKENIDQRNTVSNGKSSQKLNGKSTLILIKSKDKEQIKRSPFKKRKISQDIDDDPEIDEERTEEKSIPKKVLVESVEDAEVSNDDSEVVRNNNISKKKKTLERDEDEEPMESNHDIDDEIHKQTQGGGRKNGHEADQSDVRVNDDDNSWKGKQKGKSEEIGSSRRKKKSSPPSADSVRLKNLKRFVRTCGLRKNYVKLFAACNSMSQKETVLETVLRKDTGFEGRISLGMCKEFKQAREEADEVAELDCGNIISTDGGGRPTRSSRIISDRKPTPSTVLNSNPKLFSRLQGVVDSDSSNSEDEYNGGKNERSTSPYKNSSQGNSKKRRRVDSSSDDDEE
- the LOC131793365 gene encoding HIRA-interacting protein 3 isoform X2, which produces MNEDIDEAMMKTFVHRVFRKSDNIGRLTVKSLRHQFLEHLGLEKLEAYQREVFKKTVHNVYAFYTNKNQGQSEESSVEDSQTADDSSDATTSTSSFNSKQRQRKHSIDNKKGSSNVHDTNLGDICDNEILDNTNDLSGEQYKEQREANEYGKEAMDKENIDQRNTVSNGKSSQKLNGKSTLILIKSKDKEQIKRSPFKKRKISQDIDDDPEIDEERTEEKSIPKKVLVESVEDAEVSNDDSEVVRNNNISKKKKTLERDEDEEPMESNHDIDDEIHKQTQGGGRKNGHEADQSDVRVNDDDNSWKGKQKGKSEEIGSSRRKKKSSPPSADSVRLKNLKRFVRTCGLRKNYVKLFAACNSMSQKETVLETVLRKDTGFEGRISLGMCKEFKQAREEADEVAELDCGNIISTDGGGRPTRSSRIISDRKPTPSTVLNSNPKLFSRLQGVVDSDSSNSEDEYNGGKNERSTSPYKNSSQGNSKKRRRVDSSSDDDEE